Within the Paramormyrops kingsleyae isolate MSU_618 chromosome 2, PKINGS_0.4, whole genome shotgun sequence genome, the region TTGCGTTCAAGACGTCAAGCCTTGTGGTTTTCTTAAATTTATGTAATAAGGAACAATGAGGGACGGCCTGCATGAGGTCTGCTGAGATGGATAAAATCCAGCCATAATGTGGAATTTTCCACAATGTATATATTACAATTGCTACAAGAAATGCTGATTGTTACGTGCATTTTAATTGATAGCAATCCTTAGTCTCTaacccaggggtggccaatctaatgtgccaatcagtcctctaattagtaatctcaCAAGGGAGTtccagtgaaaacccacatacactctggccctttctggataagattgcccagcCCTACTCTAGCAAAGTATAGTTGAAATGACTCAGATAATGACTGTGACACAATCCGTCTTTGTAATCCTTTGTAATCCATCAGATCCTTATCCATTCCTTTTGACCATTCACAAGAAGCAGCTAGCAGAGCAGACCATAGCATTGCTGGTCAGGGACACCACATTTCATTATACAGAAGAGCACTTCtgtaaaatattaataacacAAAACTTTTTGCTTCACTGACCACATGATGATTGCGCTTGTGGATTGTTTGTGTTAACTGACTTTAATTTGAATCCCGAATAATCATTTACAGCAAGAAACATCTAAAAGAAGTACTCCAGTGATTACAGTTCCTGCAGTATGTTATCCTGTCCAGATAAAGACTGTCTATTTAACTCTGGCTAAATACCATGTGACTCGCCTTGAATTTCTAAGCACAGCTCATCTGCACATGTGCTTCCTGCTTCAGAGCAATGCTGCTCCTTCAATCCCTCCTTTAAACACATACCTACAAGTTGTCACTAGGTGCATATTGGCTTCCCCGTACAGATAAGTCAGCACAAACACTACTTAACCAGAGCAGAAGTGATATAGATTTTAACGTCTGAGCCGTTTATTTCCTCCACCTAACCCCATTGAATTATGGGTATCGATTAGTCACGTATTACTAAGCCAGATACTATGGGTACTAACGTGACACAGATCTGAAATTAACAATGACGTTGACGTCATTCTGCTTAGTCTGTGATTCCGTCAGAAATGACGTAACACCTGGAAAGCATTCAAATGGCGATATCCATAGTAATTGTAAATAAGGGATGGTTTTAATTAAGAACACATGACTGTTTACACAAGTAGTCTGGAACTGGGCAGTTGGACCTGGGATGATACTAAACAGAACCCGACAAAGGACTGATCATatgagtcaaagcatgattaaTGATGGGCTAGTAAGGAAATCATGTGATGCGTTTAGAAAACATACCAATAGTAATTAAACAAGCATGTAATATTCTATATGAGCATGTTACGGTCAGATTTTCAGTATAACCTCTATGGTATTAAGCTAACTGAAAGGGTCTTTACACCATTTGTCTTGTAAACTGTTTGGAATTAACAGAGTTTGGAAAAGTACGTCATGTCACCCAGtctgttaaaaataataattgtaatattCAGCAGCGGGAATGTACAGCAGCAAACATACAATTCTCACTATTAACATTTCTAAATAGAAGCATTCCCAACCGAGAGCTCTTTGCTCACTATCACATATGCCACAAAGGAAGAATGGTTCTGGGTTTAACAGGAGTGCATTGTAATCTGCTTACTTCCTTCAATGACTTGCACACCACACACACCTCCCACAAAGTAAGAACTGAGCCCCATTCATGCAAGCAGAACATCTGTTACCAGACGTCCTGGTTGTGCCTTTTGAGTTGTGCCCCATGCAGACACAGAGAAAGCGGTAAATGCGGACAGCTGGTGCCAGGGACACCATTTAGGACAAGTATCACtaaggggggagagggggcagAGGACAAGGGAAAGGACAAGCTGTTGTACTTTTTGACAGTGAGGGCAAAAATGTCATTCTGACATAACCAGATCACTTTTCAATATCCACCGGTTCTGCTCGtctagtacagggtcacagtgtaACATTGAGAATGATTTCCAAATGGTGCAGTGTCGACTAATCTATTAGGTTAATCTGTACAAACTTGTGGCTGTATTCCCCCTTGCATAATTTTACCTGGAAGTCCTGGGAACTGGTATTTTCACCTGCCAAACTGACACCAACCCAAATGGcatgtccaagtatgactgATGTCCTGAATGTCTCAGTACTGGACCGTGGGAAGGGGGGGTTGGTTCACACCTCAACTCATTTTGCTTAACCATTATTACAGCTGTCCAGACAGCTGACAAAAGGCACACACCTGTTTCCCTGCTTCCTGGTGGGTGACAGGTTTGTTCACCACAGGTGAGCCAGAAGACAGACAATGAATTCAAGTGATCTGCATTAATTACCCATAAAAATCCCCAAAGGAGACAGAAAGTGAAGAGAGAAATGACATTCCGGAGGGTGACAACAGTAGGCCAGACAAAAGTTAAGTTTTCAGACAAAATTAAAAGATTTGAAAAGTCCCAGTCAACAAGAGTTTGGGCATTttacaataagaaaaaaaaaaatcattgtagCCATTGGAGTGGTCTATCATGACTAGTTTCAGTAAAAAAACTGGTTCATGCATTTATACAGTGGTTCAAAGACAGAAAACGAAAACAAACTTTAATGTCTCTCTGTACATGACGTTTATTTACATGATATTTTGCATTAATGCTGGGGAAACAAGATTAGGCGTAATGCATAAATATAAAGTTTGTACAAATTTGCATAACTAAGTTCAAAATTAAAACTTGAATGATACATAATTTAAATGACTACCTCACTtgcctttaaataaaaaataaaaaaaaaaaaaaaacacacacacacaaaaaaaaaaaaagacacttgTAAAAATAATACAATGTGTTACCACACCGCTAGATTAGACTAAGTATAGAAATTCACAGGGGTCCAGAGGAGCAGACTCATCACATTAGCCCTGGACTGGaaaaaggagaggagaggagtgCATCTTCCACTTAAGTCAATAAGCTTCACCCTGGATTATGTTTAGAAGTGTatcaaaacacacaaatattCAGCTCGAATGGGACACCCAGAGCAGCCAGTTTTATTCTGGGTCCACATTTCCATTTGTGATGAGGGCTCTTTCCACCCCTGTATGCACGAAAGGTACATGTTTGGATCTGCAGCCTAATTCATAAACCCATTGAGTACACATACACAGAATATATACGTACATATCAGCACAATCTCTAGACATTAGAAAATAAAAGAATTAAAACGCATTACAAAAGGTGAAAATATTGACCAAGCATTAGTGAAGTATATTGCCAATTTCTACAATTCAATTATTTTTCATTGCCTTAGATAAGCAATCCATGCAATACACTCATTAATACTACACTCCAAGACCCaaggagagagggggaggggaggtaAAGAAAAAGAGCAGGCAAAGTGGGCGTGATTTCAGGCCTCAAACCACCATCACAACAGCTAACTGCAAGACAACGTACACAGCCGGCTTCAATTAGTGACGTTTTCACATAGCTAGGGTTTAAAAAAATGGGAGACTCAAACTACAAAAAGAAGACAATACAGAAAAGAACAGTTCAAGCTATACTCCTTTTAAAAATAGTCATTTTATATTCGGGTAAGGAATATTCTTAAAAGTATTCTAAATGATGATATCCAATTTGGGCACAAAGGATTTAGTCTATACTCCGTTTTGAAGAAAATGATACAGCCATAGCACAACATCAAGCACCTAGAGATAAACTGACAGCAAGGCCCTGTAAGAGACCACTCTGTTCCTTAGTACAGTTAACAATTCTCATGGAAAACTAAATTCGGTTTTACCAACACAACAGCTGGAAGCTATATGCTAGCCAGATATTGGCCGGGAAAGACTACATGAGAAGACTGACGCGGAAGTGTTTCTTTAAATGGGTGCCATTTTCAGGAAACCGCAGGCTAAATATCAGGCTAATCTTTTTAAACAAAGGCTATTAAGAGACTATAAAAGGTGCACATAACCCTCCATCTTTCACACGACGACTCTCCCCATGGCTCAATATTGCAACATAACTTTTCAGAGacaggaggggtggggggggcttacATTAAATGTTAACTGAACCAGACACATCTAAGCTTGTACAAAACATGTTTAGGGGATTGGAGGAAGGGGTGACAAGCCACTGTTAATCTCATTCGAAAGCATATCAAATGCCGCATATCATCCATGATCCGATACTGAGAGCTTGAAAACAATACTAAAGACCTGGATCTTCATCACAGAGTCACATGACCCACCTTGTTTTCCCCACAGTACCCCATAAATATACTttaggaaggggaggggggcacttcCTTTTCCATTGCATCACCCATTTTATAGGGAACTAATGAGACCCTCCCCTACATCCAGTTCCAGTCTGGTACCTCCAAATAAAACATGTTCAAGTTCAGACATATTCATTTTGGTTCCGTTTTGGCACAAACACCAATTTTTGCAAGAATTAACATTGGGAAAATTTTGGGAGGACATTTAACCATCATGCCCAAGTCTGtgctttaaatgcattttatatgaAAAGTGATCGATCATGCATCAGCATAGAATTTAAaattgtgatttaaaaaaaaaaaaaaaaaaaaaaaataataatccacccacacacacacacacacaaacgatGTCCTCTAGCCCATTGTGTCAGTGttcaggtcaaaggtcacacacAGGAGTCTTTATATTCTCTGGATTTTGTCGGCCACTACAACAGGGTTCTCCTTCCTGATTTTGGCAGCCGCTTCCGCCTTGTAATCATATGGGCAGTTGTGTTTGTCCGAGTAACGGTGCAATCCACAGAACAGGTTTCCACACCGACAGTCAAAGCCTGCAACAAAACAGATGAGCCCATTAAACAACTTGATACTCTTACCCCTGATCACAGGAGAACGAATCACAACACACTCCCCATTCATCACCTTGCTGGAAATCCAATATAAccagtaagttttttttttatgcctcTCACCTGTTAAGCCAACCTTCTTTCTGCACATGAAACATCTGTTCTTCTTGGTTTTAGGAACTTCTGGGGCCTTGGCATCATCACTACCTGAAGAGCTCGAGTGGGAGGTAGAGGGAGTGGGCTGGGTGACAACTGGGGAAGGAacacaaacacattttcatCAGCTTCAAAATTTGAATTGCATTGATAGAGAGATAAACCTATCTACTGTAACTTCCAGACAATGTTGTGAAAACTAGTTATAGGCtttaatgaaataaatgaaactttactgatccccaaggggaaattctctttttgcctactCATCTTGTTCTTCATGACACAGGTGCCAGCGAACAAGCTTGGCACCAAAGGACAGCAACCTGTAGTagtgctcaaggacccacagatgtgcatATTCTACTGAGGctggacttgaaccagcaaccttccaatcacaggcacagaggcttagcctattgaGTCACCCCCACACAACGTTGCAAATTACACAGAAGGTGTGGATCATCCATGATTCCACACTGGGTGTGCTCTAAACAGAGCCGATTCAAGTGGAAGCTCAAATCTTTAAGGATATAAGTGCATGAAATCTTTATCATTTTTCAGTACAACAAGTTCCCTCAAAAGTCCAACTCACATCATGCAtcacaaaatatttcaaaaagatTAGAAAAGACGACTTAAGCCATTAAGCTAATACCAGGAGATCTTGGGAGTCTCGTATGAGCGAATTATCTGATAGGGCTCTGCACAGCCACCTTGGCCTGGATACAACTCAGAACATGGAATCTGAGCCAGTAAACACCTCATCTCTAACAAGTGCTGCCCCACCCACGTCACACGGCATGCCCAAACAGTTCCATGTCTGATCATGGTGTTCCTTGATCATTCTGGGGGACTCTCGCGTGCTGGAGGTATGCAGGGTGTTGGCAGAGGGCAAGCGCTCAGACAGCTGTCCTAGTTACTCAACGGGGGAGCTGTTTGCTGTCAGTTATGCCCTCAATGCTTGACCTGTCTCAGTGCACAGGCTGGCAAATCACATGGTACGCTGTCCTGGAACATCTCGCCTTAAATCCAGCACTAGCTTAGTACAGTAGTCACACGCGTTCTTTGGCAGGATTTGTTGGTCTCCAAAGCTAccaaaaactgtaaaagaaaaaaaggaagcCCTTGTGTCATGTCAGACAACCCAGTATGAAACGGAGGACTCTGCAATCCCACATTTGGGAGCTGCGAGTTTAAAGAGAAAAGGCTCTGGCAAGAATTAAAGTCCATCTGGAGTTCATTTCTGTGTGCTCAGCAAGCATCCAAAAAAGGAGGAACCTAGGACATAAACCAGTCCATTTACACACCAACCTGAGACTAACTTCATAATGGGGAATGAGAGATGCAGTGCTTATCAAGAAATTCACTGGTGAAATGCATTCGAGCCACTCAATTCTCCCCTTCCCCCATGGACTGGGCCTCATCACTTGCAGCAGTTACAATTACAGTAAAGTACCCAAGACAACAGTCACACTCAACACATGGGTGTGAAGACCATCAACAACACAGAAGACGTGCTGCATCTGTTACCTGGCTCCACAGGGTCGGTCTTTGGCGATGTGACTTTGTCCTCACGAGAAATGCTCATTTCTGTCATTTGTTGCGTTACTGGCAGAGATGCTGCAGATGTACTTCTGAACAGGAcaggagaacaaaaaaaaataaatcaactaCGAGACTAAGTGCACCCAGTACATTTCATATATTACCACACATTTTAGTGACAAAGGCCTTAACTTGGCAACAGAAatattggggtggggggggattgcTTCTATTCCAGGGGTATGAAACCCTGATAATCAAGAACCATAATGCCAAAGGTTTTGGGAAATTAAATACCCAGGTGTTCCATCACTAAATATTGCTGTGCTGAATTACTgtaaagagggaaaaaaaaaaaaaaaaaaaaaaaaaaacacagctcaAACACAGGAAAGGATCATATAATACAGCTCATGAGGGCTATAGCCATGCCTGCTTTTCCTGCTGACCTTGTTCTCAAAATGGCACTAAAAATAAAACTAGTCATTGGGGTCAACTTTATCGTTGCCCCTCAAGCTTTTGTATACCTGAATTAAATTCACAGTAACAGTCATACATCCTGACAATCCTTTCACATTTACCtcaacccaaaaaaaaaaaacaaaactatcCATCCATGCTAGAACCTGTTTATAAATGGGAGCAGCCTTAACAGAACAAGGGGTATACCAGTGATCACCCCTGTCTAATCGCAGGCTTTAACTTTCAATGCCAGATCTCTTTCTGATTTGCTTTGACACGCATGCTGACAGGCCACAGATAAAGATGTTTAGTTTGAAGATCTGCGCCCGGAAATCTGAATGTTTATCCAGGCGACCAGATCATTCCAGGTGAGCTGAAAATGCTGGCATCAACATCTGATGATCAATTGGGAGCCACACGGGCATCCCAGGGAGGAGGTTGTCAGTCCTGAGAACttatgtgggcagtggtggcttgatggttgggggaagcgcacttgtaatcgaaagattgcaggttcgaatccccgaccagcaaggcaccactgaggtaccctgagcaaggttccgcccccaagcactgctccccaggcgctgaattagctgccccctgctatgtcacaatgtcacatatggggtaaatgcagaggacacatttcattgttgcgcactgtgGGCTGTGctgtgttaacaatgaccactgatcacctaattctaattCTAGGACAACGCCCAAACTGCGCAGATGTGGCTGGGAGAGGATCATGAGATTCTTACCTAGATGTGTCTGCGACAGAGATGGATGAAACGTCTGAGTTACTTAGGGTAGATTCTAGTCTTTGGATGGCTGCAGCATCTGCCGTGGGGCTGCTGGTTGCACTACCTGATGTTAGCAGAAGGGGGATAAGATATGGTTGatactttaaaagattttatccCCACACTCTCCCCTCTTCAATACATCAATTTAGAAACTGCTTAAGATCATTTTCCGCTGACACAAATCCACTGCCACATTAAGTGACCAACAACAAATTCAAGTTTAACTAATaatgctgagggggggggggggtgaggagttcAAACTTCTTTTGTCTTCCTTCTATGAGAAGAATGAACGCTTTCAGCCAATGAACTGACTGAACTCTGTTCTTGAGAGATATGCTTTATCTTAGTATGAATGCCCCAGTCTGCCAGAAAGTTAACTTGCCCCTCCTGTAAGGCACCAATGGGCACATTCGCAATTTCTGTCCCACTTTCCACAAATCATACATATTCCACATAGGGATTCCTGCCAAGGAAGAAAGCCAAGCTGAGGGAAGACGACGAATGAATGGACAAGCAGGGAGTAAGTTGCTGCTTACCTGTTGAGCCCATGGGGCTCATTCTTCCACTACTCTGCTGTCTGGTGAGATGCTCCTTGTAGCAGACGGAGCACATTCCGTTTGTCCTGGCATTACCATAAAAGCCGCAGCCAGTGGAACACAGCAGGGGCACTGGGCTCTGGTTTGTCTCCTGGGCCATTTCTGATGGACAGtcctgagaaaaaaaatccgGTCAAGAACTAGCTAATGGAATTGAGTGCGGGACATACAACAACATTCATCCAGCACTGGAACCACACATTCACGAAAACCAGGAACTTCCTTCATTTAAATGTGACAGATTCCTCCCGTCTCAATATTGTGAGCGAAGCTAATTTTAGACCAATCAGGTTATATGGAGAGCTGAAAATATAAGGCAGTGATTTAATGGCAGCTAAAAAGTACAGACGGCAAAGCACGACACGTGCGATATAAAAATGTGACAACCTGTTAGTGTCATTATTTTGACTGTGGCCTTCACCCTTTAAACAGAATAATGAATTTATTAGAAGTGTATGGCAACATATATTACCTGAGATataagcaattaaaaaaaaaacctattgcTGTCACCATCGGCCTATGGGAAAGGACCACTCATCAAAACCCGCCAAGAATTAGTTTAATGAAAAGATAACAGCACATCAGACATGCGCTGAGAGGCATACTTTTGGAAGTTTGATTCATTGATCTTGCACATGGCTTTACAAAGCCTTTAAAACACAGCCGTCGCCCTTATCCAAGTATCACCGCACATTATGTTCTACTGTGTATGAAACTTTGTATGAACATTCATCTGACACGAACCACCAGCCAGCTCACCAGGTTTCGTATCATTTTACAGGTGGAGCACCCACGTGTGAATGAATGTGTGCTCAGAAGACTGCCAAAAGAGCTGGTATTTCAGCAGTAACAGTTCCAGTTAGCGTGGGATGGCTACCAACCACAATGACCGGCATCAACCAAACACAACATTCATGTTTTTCAGCCATTGTCAAATACACACTACAGAACACAGAACGTTCAGCTTGACTAACCTGGTAGATAacatattttatgtttaatatGAACATAGCCTGAGGGCCAGAAATGCATGCTTGCAGAACAAAACCTGCCAACGGCACGGCGCAGGTCGGCATACGAGTGAGGAAGTGACAATCGCAGATGGCACGCCCTAGCCTGGCATAATAGAAATTGGGTACTCTGTCttacaaaggggggggggggggggggggggggagggaaagCTTTAGGGGAAAAAGAACCAAGAACCAAGATTAAGTACATGCAGctatccaaagcaacttacaagTTCAGCCAATGGTACTTAGGACAGAGTTCATCTTGACCCCAGACGTCAGTGTTGTGCCAGATTAAATGAACATGACACATTCCACGGGCATCATGCTCCAAATCCACCATAAAAACTCTGATGAAAACTCAAAAACACCACTGAATGACAGCGTGGCGATTGTCAAGCCTTTCAGGTACATTTCATGGGTGCATCTGAACATTAATTAGCCAACAGGCTTTAAAATTCTCACATCGCCTGGTCAAAAAAGTAAGTGCGTGTGAAAATTTCCAGTATAAACCTCAATGATCCCCCTGTCCCCTCAAAAGAGGACTATATCATGTTCATATGTAACAGGGGGAAAAGCAGCTTTCAGATCGCCCGATCAACAAAACCAGACAAGAGACTGTTTGGCTGACAATATTGCATCACACCCCCTCCAACAAGCCCATACACCGTGCGTCATGGTTTTTCCCTAGAAAGCCCGGGTATCACGTTCCATCACATGTATAACCTGCTGATCGCAGTACTTCACAGCGGCACAGCCACAAAGACACACAAGGCCGCCATGTGACACACTGGTCCGGGGGGCGCTGGTTCAAAATAAAATCCTTCAACAGAGGGCCCGTGCTATTTATATCACAGTATAGCTGTCCTACACAGGACGGCGTACGCACGGCAGCCATCCGCCCCCGACACGCACACAAAATGAATAGACGGAAAACTATATTTGGCTATAGCGCCAATACAAATAAGACACAAGCGCTGGCATCAGAGACCCCGCGACATGCTGCATTTCGTGGTCCGAATAGGATGTGTTGGTGAAATAATGCGAATACATTTGTGGTTAATGAAATTGAAAATAGGAAAAACAGCGGATGTCGAGGTTATACGGAACTATTACGgtgaaatttgtttttcaaaaacaaaaaccgaataccatccatccatccatccatgttcgtAACAGGCTACCTCACAGAAACGATCACcgactattaaaaaaaatctgaattgtGTTTGTGTAAATGATAGGCGTAAAACCAGTTATGGAGTCGTATTGAAAATGTCAACACATCGAACGAATTGGTTACATTTTAACTCGCCGCGTCTCTCAAACAGCACCGAAGTGTAAATATGTATCTATTTACCTTGTTCGTGAAACGCAGACACCGGCAGGGGGGATTAATAACAGCAACCCAAAGCACCCGTCACATACAGAAAGACGCTAAACCGTATAGCATCCACCAAGTTTCTCTAATTCAATAGACTCAGAAATGCCAAAAGAACAAGTACGTGAGCCTATATATGACGGGAA harbors:
- the zfand5a gene encoding AN1-type zinc finger protein 5a, which gives rise to MAQETNQSPVPLLCSTGCGFYGNARTNGMCSVCYKEHLTRQQSSGRMSPMGSTGSATSSPTADAAAIQRLESTLSNSDVSSISVADTSRSTSAASLPVTQQMTEMSISREDKVTSPKTDPVEPVVTQPTPSTSHSSSSGSDDAKAPEVPKTKKNRCFMCRKKVGLTGFDCRCGNLFCGLHRYSDKHNCPYDYKAEAAAKIRKENPVVVADKIQRI